Proteins from one Mesorhizobium sp. M9A.F.Ca.ET.002.03.1.2 genomic window:
- a CDS encoding PrkA family serine protein kinase has protein sequence MRENQSDVFDLFSEIYTNAAQEEISIQQYLLACREDKSMYASAPERMVEAIGEPTLIDTSMDERLGRIFSNRTIKVYPSFAEFYGMEDTIERIAGYFRYASQGLEERKQILYLLGPVGGGKSSLAERLKKLMEQRPIYTLKVGDQISPVFESPLGLFHPDRMADLLEDKYGIARRRLNGLISPWAAKRLDELSGDISKFSVVKLMPSRLRQIGIAKTEPGDENNQDVSALVGKVDIRQLENFSQSDPDAYSFSGGLNRTTQGLLEFVEMFKAPIKVLHPLLTATQEGSYNGTENFGSFPYQGIVVAHSNESEWLQFKNNKNNEAFLDRILVVKVPYCLRVTEERQIYEKLLRESELASSACAPEVLDILSRFTVSTRLAEHDNSPLYTKMRVYDGENLKDVDPKAKSVQEYRDAAGVDEGMTGVSTRFAFKILSQTFNYDTKEVAADPVHLMYILEEAIKREQFPKETEAAYLDFIKSELSPRYAEFIGHEIQKAYLESYSEYGQNLFDRYIAYADAWIEDQDYKDPDTGQILNREVLDNELSQVEKPAGIANPKDFRNEVVKFTLRARARNHGRNPSWTSYEKLREVIEKRMFGQVEDLLPVISFGSKQDSVTEKRHTEFVHRMVERGYTERQVRRLVDWYMRVNKAG, from the coding sequence ATGCGTGAGAACCAATCCGACGTCTTCGATCTGTTTTCGGAGATTTACACGAATGCGGCGCAGGAGGAGATAAGCATCCAGCAATATCTCCTCGCCTGCCGCGAGGATAAATCGATGTATGCTTCGGCGCCTGAACGGATGGTCGAGGCGATCGGCGAGCCCACCCTGATCGACACCAGCATGGATGAGCGGCTCGGCCGCATTTTTTCGAACAGGACGATCAAGGTGTATCCCTCCTTCGCCGAGTTTTACGGCATGGAGGACACGATCGAGCGTATCGCCGGCTATTTCCGTTATGCCTCTCAAGGGCTTGAGGAACGCAAGCAGATTCTCTATCTGCTCGGCCCTGTCGGCGGCGGCAAATCCTCGCTCGCCGAGCGGCTGAAGAAGCTGATGGAGCAGCGTCCGATCTACACGCTGAAGGTCGGCGACCAGATCAGCCCGGTTTTCGAATCGCCGCTCGGGCTTTTCCATCCCGACCGCATGGCCGACCTCTTGGAGGACAAATACGGCATCGCGCGGCGCCGGCTGAACGGCCTGATCTCGCCGTGGGCGGCCAAGCGCCTCGATGAACTGTCCGGTGACATCTCCAAATTCAGCGTCGTGAAGCTGATGCCTTCGCGGCTGCGCCAGATCGGCATTGCCAAGACCGAGCCAGGCGATGAGAACAACCAGGACGTTTCGGCCCTGGTCGGCAAGGTCGACATAAGACAACTCGAGAATTTCAGCCAATCCGATCCGGACGCCTATTCCTTCAGCGGCGGCCTGAACCGGACCACGCAAGGGTTGCTTGAGTTCGTCGAGATGTTCAAGGCGCCGATCAAAGTCCTCCATCCGCTGCTGACCGCTACCCAAGAGGGCAGCTACAACGGAACGGAAAACTTCGGATCCTTCCCTTATCAGGGCATCGTCGTGGCCCATTCCAACGAGTCGGAATGGCTGCAGTTCAAGAACAACAAGAACAACGAGGCGTTCCTCGACCGTATCCTGGTGGTCAAGGTGCCATATTGCCTGCGGGTCACCGAAGAAAGGCAGATCTACGAAAAGCTGCTGCGCGAAAGCGAGTTGGCCTCCAGCGCCTGCGCTCCGGAGGTGCTGGACATTCTCAGCCGGTTCACCGTTTCGACCCGTCTGGCCGAGCACGACAATTCGCCGCTCTACACGAAGATGCGCGTTTATGACGGCGAGAACCTCAAGGATGTAGACCCCAAGGCGAAGTCGGTTCAGGAATACCGCGATGCCGCCGGGGTCGACGAGGGCATGACCGGTGTCAGCACACGCTTCGCTTTCAAGATTCTGTCGCAGACATTCAACTATGACACCAAGGAAGTGGCCGCCGATCCCGTGCATCTGATGTACATTCTGGAGGAGGCGATCAAGCGCGAGCAGTTCCCGAAGGAGACGGAAGCCGCCTATCTCGACTTCATAAAGTCGGAGCTCTCCCCGCGCTATGCCGAGTTCATCGGCCATGAAATCCAGAAGGCCTATCTGGAATCCTACAGCGAATACGGCCAGAATTTGTTCGACCGCTACATCGCCTACGCCGACGCCTGGATCGAGGATCAGGACTACAAAGACCCCGATACCGGCCAGATCCTCAATCGCGAGGTGCTGGACAACGAGCTGTCGCAAGTCGAAAAGCCGGCCGGCATTGCCAATCCCAAGGATTTCCGCAACGAGGTCGTCAAGTTCACGTTGCGCGCCCGGGCGAGGAACCATGGCCGCAACCCGTCATGGACAAGCTATGAAAAGCTGCGCGAAGTCATCGAGAAGCGAATGTTCGGCCAAGTCGAGGATCTGCTCCCGGTGATCAGCTTCGGCTCCAAGCAGGACAGCGTAACGGAGAAACGGCATACCGAGTTCGTGCATCGGATGGTCGAACGCGGTTACACAGAACGTCAGGTCCGCCGGCTGGTGGACTGGTACATGCGGGTGAACAAGGCGGGTTGA
- a CDS encoding YbhB/YbcL family Raf kinase inhibitor-like protein, with amino-acid sequence MPLTLSSSAFAEGGKIPERYTRDGKNVSPPLKWSGVPDKAKSLALVVQDPDAPNGTFGHWAVFNIPPDVAELPDAESGKPGPEALRQATNDFGNAYYDGPEPPVGHGVHHYHFRLAALDTPSLAIPGAAGVERIWQEAQKHVIEEAELVGTYERSE; translated from the coding sequence ATGCCGCTTACGCTCAGCAGTTCCGCCTTTGCCGAGGGTGGAAAAATTCCCGAGAGATATACGCGTGACGGAAAAAACGTATCGCCGCCGCTGAAATGGTCAGGTGTGCCGGACAAGGCGAAGAGTCTCGCCCTCGTCGTGCAAGACCCTGACGCGCCGAACGGAACGTTCGGCCACTGGGCGGTGTTCAACATCCCGCCTGACGTCGCAGAACTGCCCGACGCCGAGAGTGGCAAGCCGGGTCCCGAAGCGCTCAGGCAAGCCACGAACGACTTCGGCAACGCCTACTATGACGGTCCTGAACCGCCAGTCGGACACGGCGTCCATCATTACCATTTCCGACTTGCCGCGCTCGACACGCCGAGCCTCGCCATTCCGGGAGCTGCGGGCGTGGAGCGGATCTGGCAAGAAGCTCAAAAACATGTGATCGAGGAAGCAGAATTGGTGGGAACATACGAACGCAGCGAATGA
- a CDS encoding DUF2267 domain-containing protein, which yields MSATGLEVFDKTLQTTNIWLDEIMADHGPDRHVAWHMLGAVLRTLRDWLQVELAANLGAGLPLLIRGAYYDRYRPRDLPANSRSLEEFLQRVAEEMKSTRPVNPEDATRSVFKVLARHVDLGQSSKVRDALPKQIQALWPESVGV from the coding sequence ATGAGCGCAACCGGTTTGGAAGTTTTTGACAAAACCCTGCAGACAACGAACATCTGGCTGGACGAAATCATGGCAGACCACGGGCCCGACAGGCACGTTGCCTGGCATATGCTGGGAGCCGTTTTACGCACCTTGCGGGATTGGCTGCAGGTCGAATTGGCCGCCAACCTCGGAGCGGGGCTGCCGCTTCTCATACGCGGAGCCTACTATGATCGGTATCGGCCGCGTGATCTGCCGGCCAACAGCCGCTCGTTGGAGGAATTCCTGCAGCGCGTCGCCGAGGAGATGAAATCCACCCGGCCGGTGAATCCCGAGGATGCGACCAGGTCTGTGTTCAAAGTTCTCGCTCGGCATGTCGACCTCGGCCAGTCGTCGAAGGTGCGTGACGCGTTGCCGAAGCAGATCCAGGCGCTTTGGCCCGAAAGCGTTGGAGTCTAG
- the coxB gene encoding cytochrome c oxidase subunit II, whose protein sequence is MGQYFSLSAASLLLASYAGARSVLEPAGEEAQQIAILFWVMLSSGALIWLGVVALLLHAALFNRHALNERSAGRIILWGGVVFPSVTLCALLAYALWLMPGLRPFTQAMGSTALRIEITGRQFWWEVVYHPSQGPPVASANEIRLPVGERVELTLKSADEIHSFWIPPLGGKMDMIPGRTNRLSLMATKPGVFRGPCTEYCGTSHALMAFSAVAMEPEAFRSWLTAQAIPAESAGASGGALFLRHGCGSCHFVAGTDARGLIGPDLSHVGSRATVGAGILPNTEDAIARFIARPELIKPGSRMPAFDMLPPEDIRAIATWLRGLQ, encoded by the coding sequence ATGGGTCAATATTTCAGCCTGTCCGCTGCGTCATTATTGCTCGCGAGCTATGCCGGCGCCCGGTCGGTACTTGAGCCCGCGGGAGAGGAAGCGCAGCAGATAGCGATATTGTTCTGGGTGATGCTGAGCAGCGGCGCGCTTATCTGGCTGGGCGTCGTCGCTCTGCTTCTTCATGCAGCCCTGTTCAATCGCCACGCGCTGAACGAAAGGTCTGCCGGCAGGATCATCCTTTGGGGCGGCGTCGTCTTCCCGTCGGTCACGCTTTGTGCCCTGCTCGCCTATGCACTGTGGCTGATGCCTGGCCTTAGGCCTTTCACCCAGGCGATGGGCTCCACCGCCCTGCGGATCGAAATCACCGGCAGGCAGTTCTGGTGGGAAGTCGTCTATCACCCATCTCAGGGCCCTCCGGTCGCTTCCGCCAACGAGATCAGGCTGCCGGTTGGCGAACGGGTCGAGCTGACCCTGAAAAGCGCCGATGAGATCCATTCCTTCTGGATCCCACCGCTCGGCGGCAAGATGGACATGATCCCCGGCCGCACCAACAGGCTTTCGCTCATGGCCACGAAACCCGGAGTCTTCCGCGGCCCCTGCACGGAATATTGCGGCACGTCTCACGCGCTGATGGCGTTCTCGGCCGTGGCGATGGAGCCCGAAGCATTCCGGTCCTGGCTGACCGCCCAGGCAATTCCTGCCGAAAGCGCAGGCGCGAGCGGCGGCGCGCTGTTCCTGCGTCATGGCTGCGGATCCTGCCATTTCGTCGCGGGCACCGATGCGCGCGGTCTGATCGGCCCGGATCTTTCGCATGTCGGTTCCCGCGCCACCGTCGGCGCCGGCATCCTGCCGAACACCGAAGACGCCATCGCCCGCTTCATCGCCCGGCCCGAACTGATCAAGCCCGGTTCCAGAATGCCGGCCTTCGACATGTTGCCGCCGGAAGACATTCGCGCCATCGCCACCTGGCTGAGAGGCCTGCAATGA
- the ctaD gene encoding cytochrome c oxidase subunit I: MSPAIKERSREEYKAQEERLRAVWANPTGWRYWTSVNNFQIGLWYGSAAFAFMLFAGALALLMRLQLAVPDNDFLSADVFNQAFTLHGTVMMFLFAVPIFEAVAIFLLPPMLGAREMPFPRLGAFGFWSFLLGGIFVCGSIFFNAAPSSGWFMYPPLATDKEFSGIGADIWLLGLSFIEVASIAAAVELIVGIMKCRAPGMRINLMPLFAWYLLIVAGMILFAFPPLIAGDLLFEMERMFDWPFFDAARGGDPLLWQHLFWIFGHPEVYIIFLPAIALMAMIVPTFSQRPIVGYSWIVLAAVGTGFLSFGLWVHHMFATGLPQISLAFFSAASEAVAIPTGVQIFVFIATMLAGRVIFSTPMLFGTGGLAIFVIGGLSGVMVALAPFDWQAHDTYFIVAHLHYVMIGGMLFPVVAGLYYYYPLIEAKKLSDRLGQFAFWLMFCGFNVAFFPMHLSGLRGMPRRVFTYPAEIGWDWLNLISTAGAFIFAAGVLVIVFDVLRPKRREPRGEFNPWNAGTLEWITEPEENWGVRSIPIVQSRYPLWDQKDLARKVNEGRCYLPDAEEGKREGMVTSVLDAHPIQVLRVGGTSHVTIVSAFSLGAVFIALTFHWWIATALAAIICLCAVIYWLWTGTGEVPEEPEKDVGLGLSLPLYASGPDSVGWWAMFITMVGDSTAFASLVFGYFFYWTIHADFTAGIAGPDAVWSLAAAVLFAAAWGLMVAARMFNRRGAISAMRGLLVLSLLTTVAASAAGLAGPWSPGMDPTSHVYPAIVWILVIWVLAHAAVGTIMQAYCLARSLAGRLTPKHDMDLGNVVLYWHFLLVAAVITFAVIGLFPAAM; encoded by the coding sequence ATGAGCCCTGCGATCAAGGAGCGTTCGCGGGAGGAATACAAGGCGCAGGAAGAACGGCTGCGCGCCGTCTGGGCCAATCCGACCGGCTGGCGCTACTGGACCTCGGTGAACAATTTCCAGATCGGCCTCTGGTACGGCTCGGCGGCCTTCGCCTTCATGCTGTTCGCCGGCGCGCTCGCGTTGCTCATGCGCCTGCAGCTTGCCGTGCCCGACAACGACTTCCTGTCGGCCGACGTCTTCAACCAGGCCTTCACCCTGCACGGCACGGTGATGATGTTCCTGTTCGCGGTGCCTATCTTCGAGGCGGTCGCGATCTTCCTCCTGCCGCCGATGCTGGGCGCGCGCGAGATGCCATTCCCTCGCCTCGGGGCCTTCGGCTTTTGGAGCTTTTTACTCGGCGGCATCTTCGTCTGCGGCTCGATCTTCTTCAATGCGGCGCCATCCTCGGGATGGTTCATGTATCCGCCGCTCGCCACCGACAAGGAATTCTCCGGCATCGGGGCCGACATCTGGCTGCTCGGCCTCTCCTTCATCGAGGTTGCGTCGATCGCGGCCGCCGTCGAACTCATCGTCGGCATCATGAAGTGCCGCGCGCCCGGCATGCGCATCAACCTGATGCCGCTCTTCGCCTGGTACCTGCTGATCGTGGCGGGAATGATCCTGTTCGCCTTCCCGCCGCTGATCGCCGGCGACCTCTTGTTCGAGATGGAGCGCATGTTCGACTGGCCGTTCTTCGACGCGGCGCGCGGCGGCGACCCGCTGCTCTGGCAGCATCTGTTCTGGATCTTCGGCCATCCGGAGGTCTACATCATCTTCCTGCCGGCCATCGCCCTGATGGCGATGATCGTGCCGACTTTTTCCCAGCGTCCGATCGTCGGTTATTCCTGGATCGTGCTCGCGGCAGTGGGAACGGGCTTCCTCTCCTTCGGCCTGTGGGTGCATCACATGTTTGCGACAGGCCTGCCGCAGATCTCGCTGGCCTTCTTCTCGGCCGCCTCCGAGGCGGTGGCGATCCCGACGGGCGTGCAGATCTTCGTCTTCATCGCCACCATGCTGGCCGGCCGGGTGATTTTCTCGACCCCGATGCTGTTCGGCACCGGAGGATTGGCCATCTTCGTCATCGGCGGGCTGTCGGGCGTCATGGTAGCGCTCGCGCCCTTTGACTGGCAAGCACACGACACCTACTTCATCGTCGCGCACCTTCACTACGTGATGATCGGCGGCATGCTTTTTCCGGTCGTGGCCGGGCTCTATTACTACTATCCGCTGATCGAAGCGAAGAAGCTCTCCGACCGTCTGGGACAGTTCGCCTTCTGGCTGATGTTCTGCGGCTTCAACGTCGCCTTCTTCCCCATGCATCTGAGCGGCTTGCGCGGCATGCCCCGGCGCGTTTTCACCTATCCGGCCGAAATCGGCTGGGACTGGCTGAACCTGATCTCGACGGCCGGAGCCTTCATCTTCGCAGCGGGCGTGCTGGTGATTGTCTTCGACGTGCTCAGGCCGAAGCGCCGGGAGCCGCGCGGCGAATTCAACCCATGGAACGCCGGCACGCTGGAATGGATTACCGAGCCCGAGGAGAACTGGGGCGTCCGCTCGATACCCATCGTGCAAAGCCGGTATCCCCTCTGGGACCAGAAGGATCTTGCGCGCAAGGTCAATGAAGGCCGCTGTTACCTGCCGGATGCAGAAGAAGGAAAGCGCGAAGGCATGGTCACCTCCGTGCTCGACGCCCACCCCATCCAGGTGCTGCGCGTCGGCGGTACTTCCCATGTCACCATCGTCTCGGCTTTTTCGCTCGGGGCCGTTTTCATCGCGCTCACCTTCCACTGGTGGATCGCGACGGCGCTGGCCGCGATCATCTGTCTTTGCGCCGTCATCTACTGGCTCTGGACGGGAACCGGAGAAGTCCCCGAGGAGCCGGAAAAGGACGTCGGCCTCGGCCTCAGCCTGCCGCTTTATGCCTCCGGTCCCGATTCGGTTGGCTGGTGGGCAATGTTCATCACCATGGTGGGCGACAGCACTGCCTTCGCCAGCCTGGTCTTCGGCTATTTCTTCTACTGGACGATTCACGCCGACTTCACCGCAGGGATTGCCGGGCCCGATGCGGTCTGGTCACTGGCGGCTGCCGTCCTGTTCGCTGCGGCGTGGGGCTTGATGGTGGCGGCCCGCATGTTCAACAGGCGCGGCGCCATATCCGCCATGCGCGGCTTGCTGGTGCTGTCCCTGCTAACCACTGTTGCCGCCTCCGCCGCGGGCTTGGCCGGACCGTGGTCACCCGGCATGGACCCGACGAGCCACGTCTATCCCGCAATCGTGTGGATCCTGGTGATCTGGGTGCTCGCGCATGCGGCGGTCGGCACGATCATGCAGGCCTATTGCCTGGCACGCTCGCTGGCGGGCCGACTGACGCCGAAGCATGACATGGACCTAGGCAACGTGGTGCTCTACTGGCATTTCCTGCTGGTCGCCGCCGTCATCACCTTCGCCGTCATTGGCCTCTTTCCGGCAGCGATGTGA
- a CDS encoding cytochrome c oxidase assembly protein, whose translation MKRACLIAGLFVLALVWLGPLLDAWRESFSAHMLAHMGVVAIAAPLLAIGTQLGPTSDASRAFVLALPASLVEFIVVWSWHAPALRALAESSLFVTAIEQTTFLAAGLFLWLACLPRRDPVITGNAAGAFALLLTSIHMTLLGALLALAPRPLYGADEVSCFGIVLSAQHDQELGGVIMLLVGAAVYLAGGVTLLARMLATPPRKTV comes from the coding sequence GTGAAACGGGCCTGCCTCATCGCCGGTCTCTTTGTCCTCGCCCTGGTCTGGCTCGGACCGCTGCTCGACGCCTGGCGGGAATCGTTCTCGGCGCACATGCTGGCGCATATGGGAGTGGTGGCGATTGCTGCGCCACTGCTGGCGATTGGGACCCAGCTCGGCCCGACATCAGATGCAAGCCGGGCGTTCGTCCTCGCCCTTCCCGCCTCGCTCGTGGAATTCATCGTCGTCTGGTCCTGGCACGCGCCGGCCTTGCGGGCTCTGGCGGAGAGCTCACTGTTTGTCACCGCCATCGAGCAGACCACGTTCCTCGCCGCCGGGCTATTCCTGTGGTTGGCCTGCCTGCCGCGCCGCGACCCGGTCATCACTGGCAATGCCGCCGGCGCCTTCGCCCTGCTTCTCACGTCCATCCATATGACCTTGCTTGGCGCACTGCTGGCGTTGGCTCCGAGGCCGCTCTATGGCGCGGACGAGGTCAGTTGCTTCGGCATCGTGCTTTCCGCGCAGCATGATCAGGAGCTTGGCGGCGTGATCATGCTTCTGGTCGGCGCTGCGGTCTATCTTGCCGGCGGCGTGACGCTTCTTGCGCGCATGCTTGCCACACCCCCGCGGAAGACGGTCTGA
- a CDS encoding c-type cytochrome encodes MHISWKKLAIALAILPFVVVLAAWIGFFNVGASSGHWKITEWFLHFAMRSAVRTYALAVDVPEALPRHAIQPAAGHFARGCAICHGAPGEPRSPVVTRMLPQPPDLAGTVGEWTDAQLFRLVKHGVRFTGMPAWPAQERDDEVWAMVAFLRELPSMDEATYRDLAYGERLAPPAGVAGILRQALADCARCHGEDGLGRGPAIPVLAGQSEAYLLESLRAYAAGGRASGMMSLPAIAAGSHLWPDLARHFAALPTTDPDGGGDPALVRRGKEIAGRGVKAASVPACLGCHGRQDRSPLYPSIAGQPERYIEAQLGLFRAGKRGGTRFGHLMANAAKGLTNEDIRALAAYFSLPAASSATGVQ; translated from the coding sequence ATGCATATCAGTTGGAAGAAACTCGCCATCGCGCTTGCCATCCTGCCCTTCGTCGTGGTGCTGGCGGCCTGGATCGGCTTTTTCAATGTCGGTGCCTCAAGCGGCCATTGGAAGATCACCGAGTGGTTTCTCCATTTCGCCATGCGATCGGCTGTGCGCACCTACGCCCTGGCGGTCGATGTTCCCGAAGCCTTGCCGCGTCATGCGATCCAGCCGGCCGCCGGGCATTTCGCGCGCGGCTGCGCCATCTGTCACGGTGCGCCGGGCGAACCGCGGTCTCCTGTCGTAACGAGGATGCTGCCGCAGCCGCCTGACCTTGCCGGAACCGTCGGCGAATGGACCGACGCGCAGCTTTTCCGCCTCGTCAAGCACGGCGTGCGCTTCACCGGCATGCCCGCCTGGCCGGCGCAGGAACGCGACGACGAGGTCTGGGCGATGGTCGCCTTCCTGCGCGAACTGCCGTCAATGGACGAAGCCACCTATCGTGACCTCGCTTATGGAGAAAGGCTTGCACCTCCTGCGGGCGTTGCCGGAATCCTAAGGCAGGCGCTGGCCGATTGCGCCCGCTGCCATGGCGAGGATGGCCTCGGGCGCGGCCCAGCGATACCCGTTCTCGCCGGGCAGAGCGAGGCCTACCTTCTTGAAAGTCTGCGTGCCTACGCCGCGGGAGGCCGGGCAAGCGGGATGATGAGCCTGCCCGCCATTGCGGCGGGGTCTCACCTCTGGCCGGACCTGGCCAGGCATTTCGCCGCCTTGCCGACGACCGACCCGGACGGCGGAGGCGATCCCGCACTTGTCCGGCGCGGCAAGGAAATCGCCGGGCGGGGCGTGAAGGCGGCCAGCGTGCCCGCCTGCCTTGGCTGCCACGGAAGACAGGATCGCAGCCCGCTCTACCCCTCCATCGCCGGCCAGCCCGAGCGTTACATCGAGGCACAGCTCGGGCTGTTCAGGGCGGGAAAGCGGGGTGGAACGCGCTTCGGCCATCTCATGGCGAATGCCGCCAAAGGCCTGACGAACGAAGATATCCGCGCGCTTGCGGCCTATTTCTCGCTACCGGCTGCTTCGTCCGCAACCGGAGTGCAATGA
- a CDS encoding sorbosone dehydrogenase family protein, which produces MKKLLAALLMLIILCVVAGGVIFFLSREEATVPIAEGYGPNPTLPEPNPTWLPTVHVAEAMPWPQGTKPTSVQGFAVNEFAGGLDHPRWLHVLPNGDVLVAESNAPPKPDNGFSVRRFFIGFFQSRAGAAPPSANRISLLRDQDGDGVAETKTAFLTGLSSPFGMTLLNGKLYVANADAIVAFPYQEGATEITAPAQKIIDLPAGRNYHWTKDVTASQDGTKLYATVGSNSNIGENGLREEENRAAVLEIDLASKQTRLFASGLRNPNGLSWNPESGELWVVVNERDEIGSDLVPDYMTSVKDGGFYGWPYSYYGQHVDDRVAPQRPDLVASAIKPDYALGAHTASLGLTFNTGDLFGPQYRNGAFVGQHGSWNRKPRSGYKVIFVPFTGGKPSGPPQDILTGFLSDDDKALGRPVGVAVDRRGALLVADDVGNKVWRVVPAGTQSAL; this is translated from the coding sequence GTGAAAAAGTTGCTTGCCGCCCTTCTCATGCTGATCATCCTTTGCGTCGTCGCTGGCGGAGTGATCTTCTTCCTGTCCCGCGAAGAGGCAACAGTTCCGATTGCGGAGGGCTATGGCCCCAACCCGACCCTGCCGGAGCCCAATCCGACTTGGTTGCCGACCGTGCATGTCGCCGAAGCCATGCCCTGGCCGCAGGGCACGAAGCCAACGTCGGTCCAAGGATTTGCAGTCAATGAATTTGCCGGCGGTCTTGACCACCCGCGCTGGCTGCACGTGCTGCCTAACGGCGACGTGCTGGTGGCGGAGAGCAATGCGCCGCCCAAGCCCGACAACGGCTTCAGCGTACGCCGCTTCTTCATAGGCTTCTTCCAGAGCCGGGCCGGCGCGGCACCGCCTAGCGCCAATCGCATTTCGCTGCTGCGCGACCAGGATGGCGACGGGGTGGCAGAAACTAAAACGGCCTTCCTCACCGGGCTGTCCTCGCCATTCGGCATGACCTTGCTCAACGGCAAGCTCTACGTTGCCAATGCCGATGCAATTGTGGCCTTTCCCTACCAGGAGGGCGCGACCGAGATCACCGCACCGGCGCAGAAGATCATCGATCTGCCTGCGGGGCGAAACTACCACTGGACCAAGGACGTGACCGCCTCGCAGGACGGGACGAAGCTCTATGCGACGGTCGGATCCAATTCCAATATCGGCGAGAACGGCTTGCGGGAAGAGGAAAACCGTGCCGCCGTGCTGGAGATCGATCTCGCCTCGAAACAGACGCGTCTCTTCGCCTCCGGGCTGCGCAATCCGAACGGCCTGTCCTGGAATCCGGAAAGCGGCGAGCTCTGGGTCGTTGTCAACGAGCGCGACGAGATCGGCAGCGACCTCGTGCCGGACTACATGACCTCAGTGAAGGATGGCGGCTTCTACGGCTGGCCTTACAGCTATTACGGTCAGCATGTCGACGATCGCGTCGCGCCACAGCGGCCCGACCTCGTCGCCAGCGCGATCAAGCCGGATTACGCGCTCGGGGCCCACACGGCTTCATTGGGGCTGACCTTCAACACGGGCGACCTGTTCGGCCCTCAATACAGGAATGGCGCGTTCGTTGGCCAGCATGGTTCGTGGAACCGCAAGCCACGCAGCGGCTACAAGGTGATCTTTGTGCCGTTCACCGGCGGCAAACCCTCAGGCCCACCGCAGGATATTCTCACCGGCTTCCTGAGCGATGACGACAAGGCTCTTGGCCGCCCTGTGGGAGTGGCGGTAGACCGGCGCGGCGCCCTTCTGGTAGCCGACGATGTCGGCAACAAGGTCTGGCGGGTCGTTCCTGCCGGGACGCAATCGGCACTTTGA
- a CDS encoding GNAT family N-acetyltransferase, translating into MNTIVPIDASSAERLEIVRSADRLAAVEADWMHLWHRTDGLIFQSHAWISAWWSTVADRDQRALRIGLVWNGDRLVAVLPLAIGKRKGLRFLEWAAGSYTDYGDILIAPECSLSALQDVWAQICNAGGFDLAFLNRLLPGATARRIFTPDTTSGIRLRPNHREEISYRVTGQWESGAAWLAAQSKKTRQNYRRGVKTLEEAGEVKFRLLAPGEPLQPVLDRLAALKRRWLVQHKRESQLFEEGAPVLAALVDALARAGVLHIFVLECDGAMVAVSINFVQHHTMMAFVTTFDPDFGQASPGMILMMDYIQWSIDHGLGTVDFLCGAESFKHKFATQGVVLQSVLGTRTAQGSLASLADRMRQTVRHVRGRGLVPTP; encoded by the coding sequence ATGAACACCATTGTTCCGATTGACGCTTCGAGCGCAGAGCGCCTGGAAATTGTCCGTTCTGCGGATCGCCTGGCTGCGGTCGAAGCCGATTGGATGCATCTTTGGCATCGCACCGACGGGCTGATCTTTCAGAGTCATGCCTGGATTTCAGCATGGTGGAGCACCGTAGCGGACCGTGACCAGCGCGCGCTGCGGATCGGCCTGGTCTGGAACGGCGACAGGCTCGTTGCTGTCCTTCCCCTGGCGATCGGCAAGCGAAAAGGCTTGCGGTTTCTCGAATGGGCGGCCGGCAGCTATACCGACTATGGGGACATTCTCATTGCTCCGGAATGCTCGCTGTCGGCCCTGCAGGACGTATGGGCCCAGATCTGTAACGCCGGTGGCTTTGATCTTGCCTTTCTCAATCGTCTGTTGCCGGGTGCGACGGCCCGCAGAATTTTCACTCCGGATACCACCAGCGGCATCAGGCTCCGCCCCAATCACAGAGAGGAAATCAGTTATCGCGTCACCGGACAGTGGGAGAGCGGAGCCGCGTGGTTAGCGGCGCAGTCGAAAAAGACGCGGCAGAACTATCGGCGCGGCGTCAAGACGTTGGAAGAAGCCGGAGAAGTGAAGTTTCGCCTGCTTGCGCCTGGCGAGCCACTGCAGCCGGTACTGGACCGGCTCGCTGCCCTCAAGCGCAGATGGCTGGTGCAGCACAAGCGTGAATCCCAGCTTTTCGAAGAGGGAGCGCCGGTGCTCGCCGCACTCGTCGACGCGCTGGCGCGCGCCGGCGTGCTGCACATCTTCGTACTTGAATGCGATGGCGCGATGGTCGCGGTCTCCATCAATTTCGTCCAGCACCACACCATGATGGCTTTCGTGACCACATTCGATCCGGATTTCGGCCAAGCGTCGCCGGGCATGATCCTGATGATGGACTATATACAGTGGTCGATCGATCACGGCCTGGGCACGGTCGATTTCCTCTGTGGCGCCGAGTCGTTCAAGCACAAGTTCGCAACGCAGGGTGTTGTCCTGCAATCGGTTCTTGGGACGCGCACGGCGCAAGGCTCGCTCGCCTCCCTTGCCGATCGTATGCGTCAGACGGTCCGGCATGTACGCGGGCGCGGATTGGTACCGACACCTTGA